The following proteins are co-located in the Sulfurospirillum deleyianum DSM 6946 genome:
- a CDS encoding COG3014 family protein — translation MQWKHNLKLSLSMIALLWLVVGCATTAQMLPQYEAKFRAGDFKGAKEVSKGVSNDILWSLQEATALRMQKEYKASIQVFDSVDSAFKKYDEQLLLGSATQNVGAVLINDTIMDYEGMTYDKVMTNTYKAMNFMLLGDHANARVEFNRALERQRMAQEYFGKEIAIEEAKLAKERAQNQQKNITVGQSKEADSIIAQNYKFLDAYEKYPNFNNPFVNYMAGLYFLKMKDYQKAVDLLKEAYGMTKNPLIEHDLAVCLSALSGKVDSKAYAHIIYESGYASKKRDWKIALPIPIRHNNHWQVYMPSLALPTLEPVLDEMPYISVVNGDFKSNTFKIASMDGVIASEFEKRFPAILTRAIMRTTTDLVLQKIAADQGNILAQVGVGLVGVLKNNADVRSWQSLPKNFSALKVPLSNGVLEIYDAHGRLLLRDSVDVSKNYIYVVRTYNTQGGVYYDKVAF, via the coding sequence ATGCAATGGAAGCATAACTTAAAATTAAGTCTATCCATGATAGCTCTGTTGTGGCTGGTTGTGGGATGTGCAACCACAGCACAGATGCTCCCACAATACGAAGCAAAGTTTAGAGCAGGGGATTTTAAAGGGGCAAAAGAGGTCTCAAAAGGAGTTTCCAATGACATTTTATGGTCACTGCAAGAAGCCACCGCACTTAGGATGCAAAAAGAGTATAAAGCGTCCATTCAAGTCTTTGATAGTGTCGATAGTGCCTTTAAAAAGTATGATGAACAACTTTTACTAGGCAGTGCGACTCAAAATGTGGGTGCGGTGCTCATTAACGATACGATTATGGATTATGAGGGGATGACGTATGATAAGGTGATGACCAATACGTATAAGGCGATGAACTTTATGCTTTTAGGCGACCACGCTAATGCGAGAGTAGAGTTTAATCGAGCTTTAGAGCGCCAACGAATGGCACAAGAGTATTTTGGAAAAGAGATTGCTATTGAAGAAGCGAAGTTAGCCAAAGAGAGAGCGCAAAATCAGCAAAAAAACATTACCGTAGGGCAGAGTAAAGAGGCAGATTCGATTATTGCGCAAAACTACAAGTTTTTAGATGCGTATGAGAAATATCCTAACTTTAATAACCCCTTTGTCAATTACATGGCGGGGCTTTATTTTTTAAAAATGAAGGATTATCAAAAGGCGGTTGATTTGCTCAAAGAAGCCTATGGTATGACAAAAAACCCACTGATTGAGCATGATTTAGCGGTGTGTCTGAGTGCGCTTTCTGGTAAGGTCGATAGCAAAGCTTATGCGCATATTATTTATGAGAGCGGGTACGCAAGCAAGAAGAGAGATTGGAAGATAGCCCTTCCTATTCCCATTCGTCATAACAACCATTGGCAAGTCTATATGCCAAGTTTAGCGCTTCCTACCCTAGAGCCTGTGCTAGATGAAATGCCTTATATTAGTGTTGTCAATGGGGATTTTAAAAGTAATACCTTTAAAATCGCTTCGATGGATGGCGTGATTGCCAGTGAGTTTGAAAAGCGTTTTCCTGCTATTTTAACCAGAGCCATTATGCGTACGACCACCGATTTGGTGTTGCAAAAAATCGCAGCCGATCAGGGAAATATTTTAGCGCAAGTGGGTGTAGGCTTAGTTGGGGTACTTAAAAACAATGCGGATGTGCGAAGTTGGCAGAGTTTGCCTAAAAATTTTAGTGCCCTTAAAGTCCCCCTTAGCAATGGTGTGTTAGAAATATACGATGCACACGGCAGATTGTTGTTACGCGATAGTGTGGATGTGAGTAAAAATTATATTTATGTGGTAAGAACCTACAATACACAAGGAGGCGTTTATTATGACAAAGTTGCTTTCTAA
- the lpoB gene encoding penicillin-binding protein activator LpoB, whose protein sequence is MLVKKSFTAVLLGTLLLSGCARQATYVKPTDVQSNEAVSLGIDEVDIEKAVAEAVQSMLKNPYLMKNDGRQYVVAISTVINDTMQRFDTDLLTKKIRIELLQNGKGKFITTTAIRAGGPEDAMSYQVRELRNIKEFNQKTIAAEGQIIAPDYSLSGKVIQRDTKIGSGDKRVDYSFQLTMTDIKTGLALWEGETKVSKIGSNDSTSW, encoded by the coding sequence ATGTTAGTTAAAAAGAGTTTTACAGCAGTGCTATTAGGAACACTGCTTTTAAGTGGATGTGCAAGACAAGCCACTTATGTTAAACCCACCGATGTACAAAGCAATGAGGCGGTCTCTTTAGGCATTGATGAGGTGGATATTGAAAAAGCAGTAGCTGAGGCGGTTCAAAGTATGCTAAAAAATCCATACCTTATGAAAAATGACGGAAGACAGTATGTGGTTGCCATTTCAACCGTTATCAACGATACGATGCAACGCTTCGATACTGATTTATTAACCAAAAAAATTCGTATCGAGTTGCTTCAAAACGGTAAAGGTAAGTTTATTACCACCACTGCCATTCGTGCGGGTGGACCTGAGGATGCCATGAGTTACCAAGTCCGAGAGCTTAGAAATATCAAAGAGTTTAACCAAAAAACCATTGCAGCTGAGGGACAGATAATAGCGCCTGATTATTCACTTTCAGGTAAAGTGATTCAAAGAGACACCAAAATTGGCTCAGGTGATAAACGTGTGGATTACTCGTTTCAACTGACTATGACCGATATTAAAACAGGTTTGGCGCTTTGGGAAGGTGAGACGAAGGTGAGCAAAATTGGCTCAAATGATTCAACATCGTGGTAA
- a CDS encoding pyridoxal phosphate-dependent aminotransferase, producing the protein MRCSQMSSFIVMDIVKEAENYKDCIHFEIGQPDLPPSPKVKQALHVSIDENKFSYTQSHGLVELREKIAQHYQTTYGVTIDIEQIFLTPGTSGAFLIAYALTLGKGTTLGFSDPSYPCYKNFAYLLEIHPCFMPIGKEDNFELHVKHLEPHALDALQISSPANPTGNIYDRENLKSLVTYCEKKNIAFISDELYHGLTYEKEASCALEFGSKNVYVINGFSKYYCLPGQRLGWVIVPKEKIRHAEMVAQNLFICAPTLSQYGALEAFDDAYLKEIKAEFQKRRDYLYGELSQLFDIDAKPEGAFYIWANVSHYSDDSFSFAKELLENIHIATTPGVDFGTNGTNCYIRFAYTRSIEHMREGVERLKNYLKEKNENQ; encoded by the coding sequence ATGCGTTGTAGCCAGATGAGCTCTTTTATTGTTATGGACATAGTAAAAGAAGCAGAAAACTATAAAGATTGTATTCATTTTGAAATCGGTCAGCCTGACCTTCCTCCTTCACCTAAAGTCAAACAAGCTTTACATGTAAGTATTGATGAGAATAAATTTTCTTATACCCAAAGTCATGGTTTAGTAGAACTTCGTGAAAAAATCGCCCAGCATTATCAAACGACGTATGGCGTTACAATAGACATCGAACAGATTTTTCTAACCCCAGGTACGAGTGGTGCGTTTCTCATTGCTTATGCTTTAACGCTTGGAAAAGGCACAACGCTTGGCTTTAGCGACCCTTCGTATCCGTGCTATAAAAATTTTGCCTATCTTTTAGAGATTCATCCTTGTTTTATGCCCATTGGAAAAGAGGACAATTTTGAGTTACATGTAAAACACCTAGAACCGCACGCACTCGATGCTCTGCAAATCTCCTCACCTGCCAACCCCACAGGCAACATCTACGATAGAGAAAACCTCAAAAGTTTGGTAACGTACTGTGAGAAGAAAAATATTGCTTTTATCTCTGATGAGCTTTATCATGGGCTTACGTATGAAAAAGAAGCTTCCTGTGCGCTGGAATTTGGAAGTAAAAACGTCTATGTCATTAACGGTTTTTCAAAATACTACTGTCTCCCTGGTCAGCGTTTAGGTTGGGTCATTGTGCCAAAAGAGAAAATCCGCCATGCCGAGATGGTCGCTCAAAATCTCTTTATCTGTGCACCTACGCTTAGTCAGTATGGAGCACTAGAGGCTTTTGATGACGCCTACTTAAAAGAGATTAAAGCTGAGTTTCAAAAGCGACGTGACTACCTTTATGGTGAATTATCGCAACTTTTTGACATTGACGCTAAGCCTGAGGGAGCCTTTTACATCTGGGCAAACGTCTCACACTATTCAGACGATAGTTTCAGCTTTGCCAAAGAGCTTTTGGAAAATATCCACATCGCCACGACCCCAGGGGTTGATTTTGGAACCAATGGCACCAACTGCTACATCCGTTTTGCTTACACGAGAAGCATCGAGCATATGAGAGAAGGTGTTGAGAGACTCAAAAACTATTTAAAGGAAAAAAATGAAAATCAGTAA
- a CDS encoding DUF5644 domain-containing protein, translated as MECKLELSVFRFDAKTDFLPYYKKHFITIDTTKTVYELLAQIQNEEVNFDYPKGSLSALKINGKALFSDALLKGVIERFGKSLTLEPLSSKRVTKDLIINTDDFYQKFDLLDAYVDGKERALFERYIIYHYASPVLDFVEDYQGDALFAFAYDMLQKHPEQKHHILNVIANEHIGLFLHVKLCKKIYPCSADVEKKIVALKNEVMQHRPFLSSFVEKHSHFTTLL; from the coding sequence ATGGAGTGTAAACTCGAACTTAGCGTCTTTCGCTTTGATGCTAAAACAGATTTTTTGCCTTATTATAAAAAGCATTTCATTACGATTGACACCACAAAAACAGTGTATGAACTTCTAGCGCAGATTCAAAATGAAGAGGTGAACTTTGATTATCCCAAGGGAAGTCTTAGTGCCTTAAAAATCAACGGCAAAGCTCTCTTTAGTGATGCTTTACTTAAAGGTGTCATTGAACGTTTTGGAAAAAGCTTAACCCTAGAGCCATTAAGTTCTAAACGTGTTACCAAAGACCTTATCATCAATACCGATGATTTTTACCAAAAATTTGACCTTTTAGATGCCTATGTGGATGGCAAAGAGAGAGCGCTTTTTGAGCGTTATATCATCTATCATTACGCTTCGCCTGTCCTTGATTTTGTTGAGGATTATCAAGGAGATGCCCTGTTTGCTTTTGCCTACGATATGCTTCAAAAACATCCTGAACAAAAACATCACATTTTAAACGTGATTGCCAACGAACACATCGGTCTGTTTTTACATGTAAAGCTCTGCAAAAAGATCTATCCTTGTAGTGCAGATGTTGAAAAGAAGATTGTTGCGCTTAAAAATGAAGTCATGCAACACCGTCCTTTTCTCTCTTCGTTTGTTGAAAAACATTCACACTTTACCACTCTTTTATAA
- a CDS encoding thiamine-phosphate kinase gives MSKEAFFISLFNSKQIGDDGAVLGNYVYSKDLFCEDIHFKRSWMSLEQIAQKSMLVNLSDAIAMNAKPRYALIGVVLPKSFHYEEMRALSKGFLNIAHAYGVEIVGGDTTAGEKVMISITVVSTLQGKALERKNAKVGDLVAYTGKLGESYRGLTRLLRGGSLSKKARFITPTLKANFVYKSAKYLSAGMDISDGLSKDLSRLLKESGNVGLHVKKKLPKRLLCSGEEYEMLFSFNPRHKKHILRLAQQTRTKISIIGKVARKRYRCICKEHHF, from the coding sequence ATGTCAAAAGAGGCGTTTTTTATTTCCCTTTTTAACAGCAAACAGATTGGTGATGATGGGGCAGTTCTTGGAAACTATGTCTATTCAAAAGACCTTTTTTGCGAGGATATTCACTTTAAACGTTCGTGGATGAGCTTAGAGCAGATTGCGCAAAAAAGCATGTTAGTCAATCTCTCTGATGCCATTGCGATGAACGCAAAACCACGCTATGCGCTCATTGGAGTCGTGCTTCCCAAATCTTTTCATTATGAAGAGATGCGTGCGTTAAGCAAAGGGTTTTTAAACATTGCTCATGCGTATGGTGTGGAGATTGTCGGAGGCGATACCACCGCAGGTGAAAAGGTGATGATTTCCATTACCGTTGTGTCTACGCTTCAAGGAAAAGCTTTGGAGCGAAAAAATGCCAAAGTGGGTGATTTGGTAGCATACACAGGCAAACTGGGGGAGTCTTATCGAGGACTCACTCGGCTTTTACGAGGAGGCTCTCTTTCAAAAAAAGCACGGTTTATCACACCGACACTCAAAGCCAACTTTGTCTATAAAAGTGCTAAATACCTAAGCGCTGGTATGGATATCTCCGATGGACTCTCCAAAGATCTCTCTAGGCTCTTAAAAGAGAGTGGCAATGTCGGTTTACATGTAAAGAAAAAACTCCCTAAACGCCTTTTGTGCAGTGGTGAGGAGTACGAGATGCTTTTTAGTTTCAATCCTCGCCATAAAAAGCACATTTTACGTTTGGCACAGCAGACACGAACAAAGATTAGTATCATTGGTAAAGTAGCACGAAAACGTTACCGATGCATCTGTAAAGAACACCATTTTTAA
- a CDS encoding class II SORL domain-containing protein — translation MPKINRYVDIDTVEREAKKDYIDRHSPFITCENEAKQNEPFKVTVKVGNAYSHPDDFDHYIANVQLYNADTLLARADFVAGTLGGQDKKGQAEVTFTIIPTGKKLNLVAHSYCTKHGIWESDPVEVSVAE, via the coding sequence ATGCCAAAAATCAATCGTTATGTTGATATTGACACCGTTGAGAGAGAAGCAAAAAAGGATTATATCGATAGACACTCACCTTTTATTACCTGTGAGAACGAGGCGAAACAAAATGAGCCGTTTAAAGTCACTGTCAAAGTAGGTAATGCTTATTCACATCCTGATGATTTTGACCACTACATTGCCAATGTCCAACTTTACAATGCAGATACCCTTTTAGCCAGAGCCGATTTTGTCGCAGGAACACTCGGTGGTCAAGATAAAAAAGGACAAGCAGAAGTGACGTTTACTATCATCCCTACAGGTAAAAAACTTAACCTTGTCGCACACAGTTACTGCACCAAACACGGTATTTGGGAAAGTGATCCTGTTGAAGTTAGCGTAGCCGAATAA
- the cstA gene encoding pyruvate/proton symporter CstA: MTGQSTSASSKIIWLFIAILGAFALGYVALNRGETINAMWILTASVCVYLIGYRYYSLYIANTVLKVDNTRMTPAFRHNDGLDFVPTNKVILFGHHFAAIAGAGPLVGPVLAAQLGYLPGMLWLLAGVIIAGAVQDYMVLFVSTRRDARSLGELVKAELGTLPGIIALVACFMIMVIILAVLAMVVVKALTHSPWGTFTVAFTIPLALFMGVYLRYIRPGRILEISLVGFVGLIAGIMLGGQVAASPTWAPYFDLSGIALTWSLIAYGFIAAVLPVWLLLAPRDYLSTFLKIGAIVGLAIGIVILMPDMKMPAMTKYAFGDHGPVWTGSLFPFLFITIACGAVSGFHALISSGTTPKMLANEEQARFIGYGAMLMESFVGMMALISASIIDPGVYFAMNSPLAALNPTGLADVAAAASATVSQWGFVITPDVLKQLAVDVGESSIISRAGGAPTLAVGMAQILHGALGGLGSMSFWYHFAILFEALFILTAVDAGTRAARFMLQDLLGLINPNLKKTDSLFANLLATGLVVASWGYFLYVGVVDPLGGINTLWPLFGITNQMLAAIALMLCTVVLFKMKHQMYAWVTIVPATWLVICTMSAGWYKAFSADPAIGFFAKANQLKDLLTSGNFKPNAIFKSQEAVERVIFNNQIDGILIVFFMIVVVTMIYFTVQACLKALQTDKPTVVEVPYAPFPANADEILRGAVH, encoded by the coding sequence ATGACAGGACAAAGTACCAGCGCATCTTCAAAGATCATTTGGCTATTTATAGCCATATTAGGCGCTTTTGCACTCGGATATGTTGCACTAAATCGTGGTGAGACGATTAATGCGATGTGGATTCTCACTGCTTCGGTGTGTGTATATTTGATTGGGTATCGCTACTACAGTCTTTACATTGCCAATACGGTATTAAAAGTTGATAATACCCGTATGACCCCAGCGTTTCGTCATAATGACGGATTGGATTTTGTACCAACCAATAAAGTCATTTTATTTGGTCACCACTTTGCAGCGATTGCAGGTGCTGGTCCGTTAGTTGGTCCTGTACTTGCAGCACAACTAGGTTATTTGCCAGGTATGCTATGGCTTTTAGCGGGTGTAATTATCGCAGGTGCAGTTCAAGATTATATGGTGTTATTTGTTTCCACGAGAAGAGACGCACGCTCTTTAGGTGAATTAGTCAAAGCAGAACTAGGCACGCTCCCTGGTATCATTGCGCTCGTTGCGTGCTTTATGATTATGGTGATTATCTTAGCCGTTTTAGCAATGGTTGTTGTCAAAGCTCTTACCCATAGTCCTTGGGGAACCTTTACCGTTGCGTTTACCATTCCTCTGGCTCTTTTTATGGGCGTTTACCTACGTTATATCCGTCCAGGTCGCATTTTAGAGATTTCTCTTGTCGGCTTTGTAGGCTTAATTGCAGGTATTATGTTAGGAGGACAAGTTGCCGCAAGTCCAACATGGGCACCTTACTTTGATCTTAGCGGTATTGCGCTAACATGGTCATTGATTGCTTATGGTTTTATTGCAGCAGTACTTCCGGTTTGGTTACTTTTAGCTCCTCGTGATTACCTCTCTACTTTCTTAAAAATTGGTGCTATTGTTGGTCTTGCTATTGGTATTGTTATTTTAATGCCTGATATGAAAATGCCAGCCATGACCAAATACGCTTTTGGTGACCACGGTCCAGTATGGACAGGAAGTCTCTTTCCTTTCTTGTTTATTACGATTGCGTGTGGTGCGGTATCAGGATTTCATGCCCTTATCTCTTCAGGTACAACCCCTAAAATGCTTGCCAATGAAGAACAAGCACGTTTTATCGGTTATGGTGCGATGTTGATGGAATCTTTTGTTGGTATGATGGCATTGATTTCTGCGTCTATTATCGACCCAGGTGTCTACTTTGCGATGAACTCCCCACTTGCAGCGCTGAATCCAACAGGTTTAGCTGACGTTGCTGCTGCTGCTTCTGCAACAGTGAGCCAATGGGGCTTTGTCATTACCCCTGATGTTCTAAAGCAACTGGCTGTTGATGTGGGCGAGAGTAGTATTATTTCTCGTGCCGGTGGTGCTCCAACACTCGCTGTAGGTATGGCTCAAATTCTTCATGGTGCTCTTGGTGGTCTTGGTTCTATGTCCTTTTGGTACCACTTCGCCATTCTTTTTGAAGCCCTTTTTATCTTAACAGCAGTCGATGCAGGTACCCGTGCCGCACGCTTTATGTTACAAGATTTGCTAGGACTTATTAATCCAAATCTTAAAAAAACAGACTCACTTTTTGCTAACCTTTTAGCAACAGGTTTAGTCGTTGCATCATGGGGATACTTCCTCTATGTAGGCGTTGTCGATCCATTGGGTGGTATTAATACGTTATGGCCTCTCTTTGGTATTACCAATCAAATGTTGGCGGCTATTGCCTTGATGTTATGTACGGTTGTGCTCTTTAAAATGAAACACCAAATGTACGCATGGGTCACCATCGTTCCTGCGACATGGTTGGTCATTTGTACGATGAGTGCTGGTTGGTATAAAGCATTTAGTGCAGATCCTGCGATTGGATTCTTCGCTAAAGCAAATCAACTCAAAGACCTTTTAACAAGTGGAAACTTCAAACCCAATGCCATTTTTAAATCTCAAGAGGCGGTTGAGCGTGTTATTTTCAATAACCAAATTGACGGTATTTTGATTGTTTTCTTTATGATTGTTGTGGTTACGATGATTTACTTCACCGTTCAAGCATGCTTAAAAGCACTTCAAACCGATAAACCAACCGTTGTTGAAGTTCCTTATGCTCCATTTCCTGCAAACGCAGATGAAATTTTAAGAGGTGCGGTACACTAA
- a CDS encoding heterodisulfide reductase, whose protein sequence is MKHYFLFDSLIEREKTAPFLRSALVLLEHLHIDAIPFKGAKADVGSEYKGIDEQKFLEHYAYNLSLAAREKRAILCVEQSSFISHAYTKDILQNDATLSATIAERLEKQNLTLSLDVEVCSLEQLLIEEIGLEKLQEELKHPFSEFQVALFRGTNACRARKYLDETLLSTILKRVDLKMVSHASVYESDGYEVLSTSSLLAKQLASRAMLDMFDHAADFVLVVDARSFVMFDFYQKELEKVAGREINLFVLTLPELLALALGIHDKKRLGLDHHKVPLTLI, encoded by the coding sequence ATGAAACACTATTTTCTTTTTGATAGCCTGATTGAACGTGAAAAAACGGCTCCATTTCTTCGCTCTGCCTTGGTACTTCTTGAGCATTTGCACATCGACGCTATTCCTTTTAAAGGGGCAAAAGCGGATGTAGGTTCTGAGTATAAAGGGATTGATGAACAAAAATTTTTAGAACACTATGCCTACAACTTAAGCCTTGCTGCACGTGAAAAACGTGCTATTCTTTGTGTTGAACAAAGCTCTTTCATCTCACATGCCTACACCAAAGATATCCTGCAAAATGATGCGACACTTAGTGCGACCATAGCAGAGCGTTTAGAAAAACAGAACCTCACTCTTTCCCTAGACGTTGAAGTGTGTTCACTAGAACAGCTCTTGATAGAAGAGATTGGTCTTGAAAAACTTCAAGAAGAACTTAAGCACCCTTTTTCTGAGTTTCAAGTAGCTCTTTTTAGAGGAACCAATGCCTGTCGTGCAAGAAAATATCTTGATGAAACACTTCTATCTACCATTCTTAAGCGTGTCGATCTCAAAATGGTTTCACATGCAAGTGTGTATGAAAGTGATGGGTATGAGGTTCTAAGCACATCTTCTCTTTTAGCCAAACAACTCGCATCACGTGCCATGCTTGATATGTTCGACCACGCTGCAGACTTTGTTCTTGTGGTTGATGCACGCAGTTTTGTGATGTTTGATTTTTATCAAAAAGAGCTTGAAAAGGTTGCCGGAAGAGAGATAAACCTTTTTGTTTTAACCCTTCCAGAACTTCTTGCACTCGCATTGGGCATTCACGATAAAAAACGCCTTGGGCTTGATCACCATAAAGTTCCCCTTACCCTTATTTAA
- a CDS encoding YbdD/YjiX family protein — protein MFDKLVKAGKYLGQAARQIVGMPDYDIYVQHMKLTHPDEKPMSYEEFYRNRVEARYGGANGSIRCC, from the coding sequence ATGTTTGACAAACTGGTTAAAGCTGGAAAATATCTTGGTCAAGCCGCCCGTCAAATCGTAGGAATGCCTGATTATGATATTTACGTCCAACATATGAAATTAACCCATCCCGATGAAAAACCAATGAGTTATGAAGAGTTTTACCGTAACCGTGTTGAAGCCCGTTATGGAGGCGCAAACGGTTCGATACGCTGCTGTTAG
- a CDS encoding NADH-quinone oxidoreductase subunit B family protein, which translates to MNDTLYVYRINTGSCNGCDVEILASVLLPKFGFDALGCVYTNDPTLANILLVTGAITARSTPYLQAALKQLPSKKIVVALGICPISGGVFRDSYAITGPLDTFVDVDVNISGCPPSPKEIAQGLAQACELWRERYHAH; encoded by the coding sequence ATGAATGATACACTTTATGTTTACCGCATCAACACGGGTTCGTGTAATGGATGCGATGTTGAGATTTTGGCCAGTGTGCTTTTACCTAAGTTTGGTTTTGACGCCCTAGGATGTGTCTATACAAATGACCCTACCCTTGCTAATATTCTTCTGGTTACTGGAGCGATTACCGCACGTTCTACTCCCTATTTACAAGCAGCGCTGAAACAACTACCCTCAAAAAAAATTGTCGTAGCCTTAGGCATTTGTCCGATTAGTGGAGGCGTATTTCGTGATAGTTACGCTATTACAGGTCCTTTGGATACCTTTGTCGATGTGGACGTCAATATCTCAGGCTGTCCGCCTTCTCCCAAAGAGATAGCCCAAGGACTTGCGCAAGCGTGTGAACTCTGGAGGGAGCGATACCATGCCCATTAA
- a CDS encoding YcfL family protein, which produces MTKLLSKALSVAFVAALLSGCAPKMCVLPENISIAQNFCDTFEITKNERWLNENKEVQFSVRNLSSFPQTFLYKVEWKDAQGFVIDSRLNRWQKAELKEGRTHVIDAVAPIAEVSSYMLFIEKEESATTDSTTSNSH; this is translated from the coding sequence ATGACAAAGTTGCTTTCTAAAGCCCTAAGCGTTGCGTTTGTCGCAGCTCTTTTAAGTGGTTGCGCACCCAAAATGTGCGTATTACCTGAAAATATTTCTATCGCTCAAAACTTTTGCGACACCTTTGAGATTACCAAAAACGAGCGTTGGCTGAATGAAAACAAAGAGGTGCAATTTAGCGTACGCAATCTCTCCTCTTTCCCACAAACTTTCCTGTATAAAGTGGAGTGGAAAGATGCGCAAGGCTTTGTCATTGATTCTCGTTTAAATCGTTGGCAAAAAGCAGAACTCAAAGAAGGGCGCACACACGTCATTGATGCGGTAGCTCCTATTGCTGAGGTGAGCAGTTATATGCTTTTCATTGAAAAAGAGGAGTCAGCGACGACTGATTCAACAACATCCAATTCTCATTAA
- a CDS encoding CobW family GTP-binding protein: MSTKNVLPVTILTGFLGAGKTTLLNYLLEHNDGEKVAIIENEFGSVGVDGALLKGNANSEVIELSNGCVCCSIRGELTEALHDLLRKIDTGKLQVDRLILETTGVADPSPIVQTFFFDEEIAERIMLDAVIVLVDAIHVLKQLDEHRVCAAQIGFADRIILTKTDQIDDAQKELVLSRLHTINSKAEIFEAYKGALPKEIWLGLDAFEINDALGVSQGFYQAKDVKHIQFKNFSTQKPSQSWNDDIISYVFEAEELDIKKIGAFMEELVEEYGNDMLRYKGVLAIKDEPNRLIVQGVHKVVGFDYGSPFEQKRHSLLVVIGRKLPFEALKQRFLSTACV, encoded by the coding sequence ATGTCAACAAAAAACGTACTACCTGTTACAATTTTAACAGGTTTTTTAGGCGCAGGGAAAACAACCCTTCTTAACTACCTTTTAGAACATAATGATGGTGAGAAAGTAGCCATTATCGAAAATGAATTTGGTTCTGTGGGTGTTGATGGCGCATTACTTAAAGGCAATGCAAACAGTGAAGTCATTGAACTGAGTAATGGATGTGTGTGTTGCAGTATACGAGGAGAACTCACAGAAGCCTTGCATGATCTCCTCCGTAAAATAGACACAGGAAAATTACAAGTCGATCGTTTGATTTTAGAAACGACAGGGGTGGCGGATCCTTCTCCCATTGTACAAACCTTCTTCTTTGATGAAGAAATCGCAGAGCGTATTATGCTAGATGCCGTCATTGTTTTAGTCGATGCCATTCATGTCCTTAAACAACTTGATGAACACCGCGTCTGTGCGGCACAAATTGGGTTTGCGGATCGTATCATTTTAACCAAAACAGACCAAATTGATGATGCACAAAAAGAGCTTGTACTCTCACGCCTTCATACAATTAACTCTAAAGCAGAAATTTTTGAAGCCTATAAGGGTGCTTTACCTAAAGAGATTTGGCTAGGACTGGATGCTTTTGAAATCAATGATGCCTTAGGCGTTTCTCAAGGATTTTATCAAGCTAAAGATGTCAAACACATCCAATTTAAAAATTTTTCTACCCAAAAACCATCCCAATCATGGAATGACGATATCATCTCATATGTATTTGAGGCAGAAGAACTAGATATAAAAAAAATAGGTGCTTTTATGGAAGAGCTTGTTGAAGAGTATGGCAACGATATGCTCCGATACAAAGGAGTTCTCGCCATTAAAGATGAACCCAATCGCCTGATTGTGCAAGGCGTACATAAGGTCGTTGGATTTGATTATGGTTCACCATTTGAGCAAAAACGTCACTCGTTATTGGTCGTTATTGGTCGAAAACTCCCTTTTGAAGCACTAAAACAAAGGTTTCTCTCTACCGCTTGTGTGTAA
- a CDS encoding FKBP-type peptidyl-prolyl cis-trans isomerase, with product MKISKNSVVTLSYRVVDKKGNPLDTGDEPLIYLHGGYGDIFAKVEKELEGKNVGDEVEVSLLAKESFGEFDEELIVTQPRAEFDEHIHVGEQFEEIVEDELSGEEESIIYLVKEVTPEHVILDGNHPFAGTDVIFHAVVADVRKATKEEIECQYAR from the coding sequence ATGAAAATCAGTAAAAACAGTGTGGTAACGCTCAGTTACCGTGTGGTCGATAAAAAAGGCAACCCCTTAGATACAGGCGATGAACCACTCATTTATCTGCATGGTGGATATGGCGATATTTTTGCCAAAGTGGAAAAAGAACTTGAGGGAAAAAATGTGGGCGATGAAGTGGAAGTCTCACTGCTTGCCAAAGAGTCGTTTGGGGAATTTGATGAAGAGTTGATTGTAACGCAACCTAGAGCTGAGTTTGACGAACATATCCATGTGGGTGAACAGTTTGAAGAGATTGTTGAAGATGAACTCAGTGGCGAAGAAGAGAGCATTATTTACCTCGTTAAAGAAGTAACGCCTGAGCATGTCATCTTAGATGGCAATCACCCTTTTGCGGGAACTGATGTTATTTTTCATGCCGTTGTAGCCGATGTAAGAAAAGCAACCAAAGAGGAAATTGAGTGCCAATACGCACGTTAA